The proteins below are encoded in one region of Defluviitalea raffinosedens:
- the hisS gene encoding histidine--tRNA ligase, whose protein sequence is MLTQAPRGTKDLFGSEVNAWQEMEQIIRELCKDFGYGEIRTPIFEHTELFQRGVGETTDIVQKEMYSFQDKKGRNITLKPEGTAGAVRAYLEQKMYADIQPTKLYYITPAFRYEKPQAGRMRQFHQFGVEFIGADSPTADVEVITVAAELLRRMGISKVKLHINSLGGPECRKKYNEKLKVYLGENLDHLCPTCRERFEKNPLRILDCKNENCGKIVANAPTVLDSLGEECKNHFEMVKTLLDEMGIEYTVDPGIVRGLDYYTRTVFEFISTDIGAQGTICGGGRYNNLVEELGGASTPAVGFAVGLERLLLVSEAEKGKKEYVPSRDIFIGSIGEKALIKAHHFVYQLRRAGISAEADHLGKSVKAQMKYGDKIGAKYSMILGDDEINTGKAVIKNMETKEQTEVLLDDIVEVVAELCKKNE, encoded by the coding sequence ATGTTGACCCAAGCACCTCGTGGGACGAAGGATTTGTTTGGAAGTGAAGTTAATGCTTGGCAGGAAATGGAACAAATTATAAGGGAATTATGTAAGGATTTTGGCTATGGAGAAATCAGGACTCCAATATTTGAGCATACAGAGCTTTTCCAAAGAGGCGTAGGAGAGACAACAGATATCGTCCAAAAGGAAATGTACAGTTTTCAGGATAAAAAAGGGAGAAATATTACCTTAAAGCCGGAGGGCACAGCTGGTGCAGTCAGAGCTTATCTGGAGCAAAAAATGTATGCAGATATTCAGCCCACAAAGTTATATTATATTACTCCTGCTTTCAGATATGAAAAACCTCAGGCAGGGAGAATGAGACAGTTCCATCAGTTTGGAGTTGAATTTATTGGAGCCGATTCTCCAACTGCAGATGTAGAAGTCATTACGGTTGCAGCAGAACTCTTAAGAAGAATGGGGATATCCAAGGTAAAACTGCATATCAACAGTCTGGGAGGTCCGGAATGCCGAAAGAAGTACAATGAAAAGTTAAAAGTATATCTTGGAGAAAATTTGGATCATCTTTGCCCAACCTGCAGAGAAAGATTTGAGAAAAATCCACTGAGGATTCTGGACTGTAAAAATGAAAACTGTGGAAAGATTGTGGCCAATGCGCCTACAGTACTGGATTCTTTAGGGGAAGAATGTAAAAATCATTTTGAAATGGTGAAAACTTTACTTGATGAAATGGGAATAGAGTATACTGTCGATCCGGGCATTGTAAGAGGTTTAGATTATTATACGAGAACCGTATTTGAATTTATTTCTACAGATATAGGTGCACAGGGAACCATCTGCGGAGGAGGCCGATACAACAATCTGGTAGAAGAGTTGGGAGGCGCTTCCACTCCAGCGGTTGGCTTCGCCGTAGGACTGGAAAGACTATTGTTGGTATCAGAAGCTGAGAAGGGGAAAAAGGAATACGTTCCCTCCAGAGATATTTTCATAGGCTCCATAGGAGAGAAGGCATTAATTAAAGCACATCATTTTGTATACCAACTTCGCCGGGCAGGTATATCCGCAGAGGCAGACCATCTAGGAAAAAGTGTAAAAGCTCAGATGAAATATGGGGATAAAATAGGCGCAAAATATTCTATGATCCTGGGAGACGATGAAATCAATACCGGAAAAGCTGTTATTAAGAATATGGAAACCAAAGAGCAAACAGAAGTTCTTCTTGATGATATCGTAGAAGTTGTAGCAGAACTTTGTAAAAAGAATGAATAA
- the hemZ gene encoding coproporphyrinogen dehydrogenase HemZ, translating to MVDIELVGHEYHYEIENIIKPYTGYIKDASIRSILKGNLCRAEIYEGDNLVSFKEELGNEDQKYTKQLLIRTLYQVLCEFTGVKMPWGFLTGIRPTKIVHEMFENNIPKERIKKQLLEFYDIREDKVELMIKVAEKERGILEKNKADEISIYIGIPFCPTRCLYCSFTSYAIDHREQQVEAYLEALEKEIAFGGKYSSSKTIRSIYIGGGTPTSLNEEQLERLLMLVNQHFNVKDAEEFTVEAGRPDTITKRKLELLKQYHVGRISINPQTMNEETLLRIGRKHTTEDIVKVFSWAREIGHSNINMDLIIGLPGESPRDVKNTMDKIKALDPDSITVHTMAIKRASRLRESLEEYTLTQADEIEEMISITSQGAYDMGMEPYYLYRQKNMLGNFENVGYCKPGKESVYNIEIMEEKETILALGAGAITKVVDPKTNKIERIPNVKNVEEYINRIDEMLLRKQKGLKDLDNDF from the coding sequence ATGGTGGATATAGAATTAGTAGGACATGAATATCATTACGAAATTGAAAATATCATAAAGCCTTATACAGGATATATTAAAGATGCAAGCATCAGAAGTATTTTAAAAGGCAATCTTTGCAGAGCTGAAATTTATGAAGGGGATAATCTTGTAAGTTTTAAAGAAGAATTGGGAAATGAGGATCAAAAGTATACCAAACAGCTTTTGATTCGTACCCTTTACCAGGTTCTTTGCGAATTTACTGGAGTAAAAATGCCTTGGGGATTCTTAACTGGCATAAGGCCTACAAAAATTGTTCATGAGATGTTTGAGAACAATATTCCTAAGGAACGCATCAAAAAACAATTGTTAGAGTTCTATGACATCAGAGAAGATAAAGTGGAACTGATGATAAAAGTAGCGGAGAAAGAAAGAGGCATATTGGAAAAAAATAAAGCAGATGAGATCAGTATATACATAGGGATTCCTTTTTGCCCTACTAGATGTTTGTACTGTTCTTTTACTTCTTATGCCATAGATCATAGAGAACAGCAGGTGGAGGCTTATCTTGAGGCCTTAGAAAAAGAAATTGCCTTTGGAGGAAAGTACAGCAGTTCTAAGACAATAAGAAGCATTTATATTGGAGGCGGTACACCTACCTCATTAAATGAAGAACAATTAGAGAGGTTACTAATGCTGGTTAATCAGCATTTTAATGTGAAGGATGCAGAGGAATTTACTGTAGAAGCCGGAAGACCTGATACGATTACAAAAAGAAAACTGGAACTCCTTAAGCAGTATCATGTCGGCCGAATTTCTATTAATCCTCAGACCATGAACGAAGAAACTCTGCTACGCATTGGCAGAAAGCATACCACTGAAGACATTGTAAAAGTTTTTAGCTGGGCAAGGGAAATTGGTCATAGCAATATCAACATGGATTTGATTATAGGTTTACCTGGAGAAAGTCCCCGGGATGTTAAAAATACTATGGATAAGATCAAAGCGTTGGATCCTGACAGTATTACAGTGCATACAATGGCGATTAAGCGGGCTTCACGACTGAGAGAATCCTTAGAGGAATATACCTTGACGCAAGCTGATGAAATAGAAGAAATGATATCGATCACCAGTCAAGGGGCTTATGACATGGGGATGGAACCCTATTATCTTTACAGGCAAAAAAACATGCTGGGTAATTTTGAGAATGTAGGTTATTGCAAACCGGGAAAAGAATCGGTGTACAATATTGAAATCATGGAAGAAAAAGAGACCATTTTAGCATTAGGGGCAGGAGCCATTACAAAAGTGGTGGACCCAAAGACGAATAAGATTGAACGGATTCCCAATGTTAAAAATGTTGAAGAATATATTAACAGAATCGATGAGATGTTGTTAAGAAAGCAAAAGGGCCTGAAAGACCTTGACAATGATTTTTAA
- a CDS encoding MBL fold metallo-hydrolase yields the protein MIFKVITVGMMGVNCYIMGDQTTGKGVVVDPGAEGSKIIEAIKKENLDIEYIFLTHGHFDHIGALDKVREFTGAEVVIHEEGREYLNDPSLNLSGAFAHRGFTKTADQFVSDGALIKVGNLTFKVIHTPGHTMDGVNYYEENHEVLFSGDNLFQNSIGRTDFPKGDFHLLVTGIKKKLLILPEDVAVYPGHGASTTIGSEKRENPYLNEDGWDV from the coding sequence ATGATTTTCAAAGTGATTACCGTAGGAATGATGGGTGTAAACTGCTATATCATGGGAGATCAAACTACCGGAAAAGGTGTGGTAGTAGACCCAGGTGCAGAGGGAAGTAAAATTATTGAAGCAATCAAGAAGGAAAATCTGGATATAGAGTATATTTTTTTAACCCATGGCCATTTTGACCATATAGGGGCTTTGGACAAGGTAAGAGAATTCACTGGTGCAGAGGTTGTCATCCACGAAGAAGGCAGAGAATACTTAAATGATCCCAGCCTTAATCTTTCCGGTGCCTTTGCTCACAGGGGATTTACGAAAACTGCCGATCAGTTTGTTTCCGATGGAGCGCTCATCAAAGTTGGAAATCTAACATTTAAAGTGATTCATACGCCCGGACATACTATGGACGGAGTAAATTACTATGAAGAAAATCATGAAGTTCTTTTTTCGGGAGATAATTTGTTCCAAAATTCCATTGGACGAACTGATTTTCCCAAAGGAGATTTTCACCTTTTGGTGACTGGTATTAAGAAGAAGCTTTTGATTCTTCCGGAAGATGTTGCAGTTTATCCGGGACATGGAGCTTCCACAACCATTGGCTCTGAAAAAAGAGAGAATCCATACTTAAATGAAGACGGCTGGGATGTATAA
- the dtd gene encoding D-aminoacyl-tRNA deacylase — protein MRAVVQKVAQANVKVDGNIIGEIGKGLLVLLGMQESDDEKVMEYMIDKIIHLRIFEDEEGKMNLSLKDVNGELLIVPNFTLYGDARKGKRPSYTKAAPPVVAEKLYNTFVEKAKATGIKTEQGKFQSHMEVSLLNDGPVTILIDSDKTF, from the coding sequence TTGCGTGCAGTTGTACAAAAAGTAGCTCAGGCAAATGTTAAAGTTGATGGAAATATTATTGGTGAAATAGGAAAAGGGCTATTGGTTCTTCTTGGAATGCAGGAGTCAGATGACGAAAAAGTCATGGAGTATATGATTGATAAAATCATTCATTTAAGGATTTTTGAAGATGAAGAAGGCAAAATGAACCTGTCACTTAAAGATGTAAACGGCGAGCTTCTTATTGTTCCTAATTTCACGCTATACGGAGATGCCAGAAAAGGGAAGCGCCCCAGTTATACGAAGGCAGCTCCCCCTGTTGTGGCCGAAAAACTTTACAATACTTTTGTTGAAAAGGCAAAAGCAACAGGAATTAAAACAGAGCAAGGCAAATTTCAAAGCCACATGGAAGTGAGTTTATTAAATGACGGACCTGTAACCATATTAATTGACAGTGATAAAACCTTTTAA
- a CDS encoding RelA/SpoT family protein has protein sequence MPDEAIYQKLIRTIQSYHPSNDLSMVERAYKLAKEAHKNQYRKSGEPYIIHPLEVAVILAELELDLESITAGILHDTIEDTDYTFEDISRLFSEEIARLVEGVTKLGKIEFSTGNKEMQKEEIQAENYRKMFLAMAQDIRVILIKLADRLHNMRTLRFMSPEKQKEKAYETLHIYAPLAHRLGISKIKVELDDLALRYLEPEAYYDLVGKIAKRRIERVEYVEKIIEQVKKKLDEAGIKATVEGRPKHFFSIYKKMVSQNKTLDQIYDLFAVRAIVDSVKDCYGVLGVVHEMYKPIPGRFKDYIAMPKPNMYQSLHTSVIGPEGEPFEVQIRTWEMHRTAEYGIAAHWKYKEGKKGSKNQDKSQDKTEEKLAWLRQILEWQREMSDNKEFMDALRLDLDIFNDQVYAFTPKGDVISLPYGSTPIDFAYSIHSAVGNKMVGAKVNGKIVTFDYQIKNGDRVEIITSQNSRGPSRDWLKNVKSSQAKTKINQWFKKEFKEENIIRGKEMLEKDAKRRGLNLNDLLKPEGIESVLRKYGFQNWDAVCAAVGHGGLKEGQVIHRLYEEYQKEQKKQITEETIVVPQEESKKPIKKSKSGIVVKGVGDVAVRFSKCCNPVPGDEIVGFITRGRGVSIHRTDCINIIHLSDEDKNRLIDAEWYVAEQDTKNRTYQTEIKVIGEDRMGMLIDISRVLTEEKIPVKALNARTNKNHESIFNITIEISGVQQLEVITKKIKNIPGINDIIRVTT, from the coding sequence ATGCCCGACGAAGCGATTTACCAAAAGTTAATACGCACAATTCAATCCTATCATCCCTCCAATGATTTATCCATGGTTGAGCGTGCCTATAAACTCGCCAAGGAAGCGCATAAAAATCAATACCGTAAATCAGGAGAGCCTTATATTATACATCCATTGGAAGTAGCAGTTATTTTAGCTGAGCTGGAGTTAGATTTGGAATCCATAACTGCGGGAATTCTCCATGATACTATTGAAGATACGGATTATACTTTCGAAGATATATCGAGGCTTTTTAGCGAAGAAATTGCAAGACTGGTAGAAGGAGTAACCAAATTAGGAAAGATAGAATTTTCTACCGGTAATAAAGAGATGCAAAAAGAAGAAATTCAGGCTGAAAATTATCGAAAAATGTTTTTAGCAATGGCTCAGGATATAAGAGTTATTTTAATCAAGCTTGCTGATCGACTTCACAATATGAGAACACTTCGCTTCATGTCCCCAGAAAAGCAAAAAGAAAAGGCTTATGAGACCCTGCATATATACGCTCCTCTGGCACATAGACTTGGTATTTCCAAGATTAAAGTGGAGCTGGATGATTTAGCACTAAGATACCTGGAACCGGAAGCTTATTACGATCTGGTGGGGAAAATTGCTAAAAGGCGTATTGAACGGGTAGAATATGTAGAAAAAATTATTGAGCAGGTTAAGAAAAAATTAGATGAGGCAGGTATTAAGGCCACTGTTGAAGGAAGGCCAAAACACTTTTTCAGTATTTACAAAAAGATGGTAAGTCAGAACAAAACACTGGATCAAATCTATGATTTATTTGCTGTTCGGGCAATCGTTGATTCAGTTAAAGACTGCTATGGGGTGCTTGGTGTTGTACATGAAATGTATAAGCCGATACCGGGAAGATTTAAAGACTATATTGCAATGCCAAAACCCAATATGTATCAGTCTCTTCATACCAGCGTTATAGGTCCAGAAGGAGAACCTTTTGAAGTTCAAATTCGGACCTGGGAAATGCATCGTACAGCGGAGTACGGGATTGCTGCCCATTGGAAATATAAAGAAGGTAAAAAGGGAAGCAAAAATCAGGACAAATCTCAGGATAAGACGGAAGAAAAATTGGCATGGCTCAGACAAATTCTTGAATGGCAGAGAGAAATGTCAGACAATAAAGAATTCATGGATGCCCTCAGACTGGACTTAGATATATTTAATGACCAGGTATACGCTTTTACGCCTAAAGGAGATGTAATAAGCCTGCCCTATGGTTCCACTCCGATTGATTTTGCATATTCCATTCACAGTGCCGTTGGAAACAAGATGGTAGGAGCTAAGGTAAATGGTAAAATCGTTACGTTTGACTATCAGATAAAAAATGGCGATCGAGTTGAGATCATAACTTCTCAGAATTCAAGAGGTCCCAGCAGAGATTGGCTTAAGAATGTCAAAAGTTCTCAGGCAAAAACAAAAATTAATCAATGGTTTAAAAAGGAATTCAAAGAAGAGAATATTATTCGCGGAAAAGAAATGCTGGAAAAAGATGCTAAGAGAAGGGGTCTCAATTTAAACGATTTATTAAAGCCGGAAGGAATAGAATCGGTTTTAAGAAAATATGGTTTTCAGAATTGGGATGCAGTGTGCGCGGCTGTAGGCCATGGAGGTCTTAAAGAAGGTCAAGTCATTCATAGATTATATGAAGAATATCAAAAAGAGCAGAAGAAACAGATCACAGAAGAAACTATTGTTGTTCCACAGGAAGAATCTAAAAAACCAATTAAAAAGTCAAAAAGCGGTATAGTTGTAAAAGGCGTAGGAGATGTGGCAGTACGCTTTTCAAAATGTTGCAATCCTGTCCCAGGAGATGAAATTGTCGGGTTTATTACAAGAGGCAGAGGAGTATCCATTCACAGAACCGATTGCATTAATATCATTCATTTAAGCGACGAAGATAAAAATCGCTTAATTGATGCAGAATGGTATGTTGCTGAACAGGATACGAAAAACAGAACCTATCAAACAGAAATAAAAGTGATCGGCGAAGACAGAATGGGCATGCTCATTGATATTTCCAGGGTGCTTACAGAAGAAAAGATCCCTGTTAAGGCACTGAATGCCAGAACGAATAAAAACCATGAATCTATCTTTAATATCACGATAGAGATTAGCGGGGTACAGCAATTAGAGGTTATTACCAAGAAGATTAAGAACATTCCTGGAATAAATGATATCATACGAGTGACTACTTAG
- a CDS encoding RluA family pseudouridine synthase, with the protein MDIKVLYEDPHIIVVEKPPKVPSQQDKTGDTDLMSLVKDHLKEKYPAARNPYLGLIHRLDRPVGGLMVFAKTKEANAKLSEQMKAHSFKKEYLAVVCGKPDKEHEEIRDYLLKNQARNVSKVVPEGVKGAKEAILEYTYINSVLAEETVLSLLKIKLKTGRHHQIRVQLANKQLPLWGDHKYNPIFVKKKEWTQLALWAWRLTFNHPKTGQLCSFESNPTEYPFNLFNI; encoded by the coding sequence ATGGATATCAAAGTGTTATATGAAGATCCTCATATCATTGTGGTTGAAAAACCTCCTAAAGTTCCTTCCCAACAAGATAAAACCGGAGACACAGATTTGATGAGCTTAGTTAAGGATCATCTGAAAGAGAAATACCCTGCGGCCAGAAACCCTTACTTGGGACTTATACACAGACTGGACAGGCCTGTTGGCGGACTTATGGTATTTGCGAAGACCAAAGAAGCCAATGCAAAATTGTCAGAGCAGATGAAGGCCCATAGCTTCAAAAAGGAATATCTGGCTGTAGTATGTGGGAAACCCGATAAAGAGCACGAAGAAATCAGAGATTATCTGCTGAAAAATCAAGCCAGGAATGTATCAAAGGTAGTTCCTGAAGGCGTTAAAGGAGCAAAAGAAGCAATTCTTGAATACACCTATATAAATAGTGTACTTGCAGAAGAAACTGTTTTAAGCCTTTTAAAAATTAAACTGAAAACCGGAAGACATCACCAAATTCGTGTTCAGCTTGCAAACAAGCAATTGCCCCTCTGGGGAGATCATAAATATAATCCGATATTTGTAAAGAAAAAAGAATGGACTCAACTTGCCCTTTGGGCATGGCGATTAACATTTAATCATCCAAAAACAGGTCAATTATGTAGCTTCGAATCCAATCCGACAGAATATCCTTTTAATCTTTTTAATATTTAA
- a CDS encoding adenine phosphoribosyltransferase, with amino-acid sequence MDLKQIVRDVLDFPKEGIIFRDITPVLQSPEALKESIDQMMDKLDGVDFDLIVGPESRGFIFGVPLAYNMNKGFIPVRKKGKLPYKTVEKEYDLEYGTASIEMHIDAIQPGQKVVIIDDLLATGGTSKAIIDLIEQVGGKVVKLVYLIELEFLKGRDALKDYSVESIIKY; translated from the coding sequence ATGGATTTAAAGCAAATAGTAAGAGATGTATTGGATTTTCCAAAAGAAGGTATTATATTCAGAGATATAACACCTGTTTTGCAAAGTCCTGAAGCATTAAAAGAATCTATTGATCAAATGATGGATAAATTGGATGGAGTGGATTTTGATCTCATTGTGGGACCAGAATCCAGAGGATTTATTTTCGGAGTTCCTTTGGCATATAACATGAACAAAGGATTTATTCCTGTGCGTAAAAAGGGAAAATTGCCTTATAAAACTGTGGAAAAAGAGTATGATTTAGAGTATGGCACAGCATCCATTGAGATGCATATTGATGCGATTCAACCTGGCCAAAAAGTAGTGATCATAGATGATTTACTGGCAACCGGCGGAACCTCAAAAGCCATTATTGATTTAATTGAGCAGGTTGGAGGAAAGGTAGTCAAACTGGTATATTTGATTGAATTGGAATTTTTAAAGGGCAGAGATGCCTTAAAAGACTACAGTGTAGAGTCCATTATAAAATACTAA
- the recJ gene encoding single-stranded-DNA-specific exonuclease RecJ, with protein MIQSKNLWVYRGDSENDLDKNDQLPVSALMAKVLNNRGIKNADDMMSFLHPDYSRLYDPFLLKDMEKAVDKILEGMALKRKITIYGDYDVDGITSTSILYMFLKENGGNVDYYIPDRIEEGYGLNIDAIRKIKDSGTDIIITVDTGIAAVNEAKFAKELGIDLIITDHHECQSELPEAYAVIDPKQKECSYPFKLLAGVGVTFKLIHGLAQKLRVEDRIWKYIDIVAVGTVADVVSLVDENRVFVKKGFESIPNTWNIGLKALLKVSGYKGGPITAGLIGFGIAPRLNAAGRIGDAKRGIELFITQDENVAVSIAEELNDENRRRQEMEQKILEEALELIEKELDLENTKVIVIASEKWHHGVIGIAASKIMEKFYRPTILMCIEDGMAKGSARSVTGFNIFEALSNSSQFLERFGGHEMAAGLSMPAENIDDFRIFINEYANNIMDDETLIPKIYLDAHIKLEDINLELVSELTMMEPYGVGNPQPLFSLEGEIQSIRPVGKDGNHLKIVFTDSYKTVNGIGFGLGDYSKYLHFGRKISAVVALEINEWNQVTEPQLLIKDLKYTEEDEMHYNYYLSLYDLFKHTEAMPTDVSIALDIKYKLSAENLLDGRKTLILVHTKTNLINLMKEIKNHQNLFNKKPKVWYTNNCGSKNQYDIVVNPIIEQIDFDGYEKVVLYDPLWSRSEYDLIKKKVDTLYWVEKSDVIHRDEIKSLIPDRQDFAVLYRHIKLLESLNIRSVYLDHLLEECNKAAKMNEFKILLCMDVFKELGLMYYNFDHDHIFFQVLSNKKVSLEDSKVLQKMIRWGKIFEENQRGK; from the coding sequence ATGATTCAATCAAAAAATTTATGGGTGTATCGTGGCGACAGCGAAAATGATTTAGATAAAAATGATCAATTGCCTGTGTCGGCGTTAATGGCTAAAGTTTTAAATAACAGAGGAATAAAAAATGCTGATGATATGATGTCCTTTTTACATCCTGATTATTCCAGACTTTATGATCCTTTTTTATTAAAAGATATGGAAAAAGCGGTGGATAAAATTCTGGAAGGAATGGCCTTGAAAAGAAAAATTACAATTTATGGGGATTATGATGTGGATGGAATAACCAGTACCTCAATTCTTTACATGTTTCTAAAAGAAAATGGAGGGAATGTAGACTATTATATTCCGGATCGTATAGAAGAAGGATATGGGCTTAATATAGATGCTATCAGGAAGATTAAAGACAGTGGTACGGATATTATTATTACAGTAGATACAGGAATTGCTGCTGTGAATGAAGCAAAGTTTGCGAAAGAATTAGGAATAGATCTTATTATCACGGATCACCACGAATGTCAGAGTGAACTGCCAGAAGCCTATGCTGTGATCGATCCCAAGCAGAAAGAATGCAGTTATCCTTTTAAATTATTAGCTGGGGTTGGAGTTACCTTTAAACTCATTCATGGATTGGCACAAAAACTTCGAGTAGAAGATCGTATTTGGAAATATATAGATATTGTAGCGGTAGGTACTGTAGCAGATGTGGTATCATTAGTGGATGAAAACAGGGTTTTTGTGAAAAAAGGATTCGAAAGCATTCCTAATACATGGAACATAGGTCTTAAAGCACTCCTTAAGGTGTCAGGATATAAGGGAGGCCCGATCACCGCAGGACTTATAGGCTTTGGGATCGCTCCCAGATTAAATGCAGCCGGAAGAATAGGGGATGCAAAAAGAGGAATAGAATTATTTATTACCCAGGATGAGAATGTGGCAGTTTCTATTGCTGAAGAGCTTAATGATGAGAACAGGCGCAGGCAGGAGATGGAGCAAAAAATCCTGGAGGAAGCCCTGGAATTAATTGAGAAAGAACTTGACTTAGAAAATACTAAGGTGATTGTCATAGCCTCTGAAAAATGGCATCATGGCGTCATAGGGATCGCAGCCTCAAAAATTATGGAAAAATTCTATAGGCCTACAATTTTAATGTGTATAGAAGATGGTATGGCAAAAGGTTCTGCAAGAAGTGTCACGGGTTTTAATATTTTTGAAGCGCTTAGTAATAGCAGTCAGTTTCTTGAAAGATTCGGTGGACATGAAATGGCGGCAGGGTTATCCATGCCTGCAGAAAATATTGATGATTTTAGAATTTTTATTAATGAATACGCCAATAATATAATGGATGATGAGACTTTAATACCAAAAATCTATTTGGATGCTCATATCAAACTGGAAGACATTAATCTGGAACTGGTTTCGGAATTGACTATGATGGAACCCTATGGCGTGGGGAATCCTCAGCCTTTGTTTTCCCTGGAAGGGGAAATTCAAAGCATCCGTCCTGTAGGCAAAGACGGAAATCATTTAAAGATTGTTTTTACAGACTCCTATAAAACTGTTAATGGTATTGGTTTTGGGCTGGGGGATTACAGTAAATATCTGCATTTTGGACGGAAAATTTCTGCTGTTGTTGCTTTGGAAATCAATGAGTGGAATCAGGTTACAGAACCTCAGCTTTTGATTAAGGACTTGAAATATACTGAAGAAGATGAAATGCATTATAATTATTATTTGTCTTTATATGATTTATTTAAGCACACAGAGGCTATGCCAACAGATGTGTCTATTGCTTTAGACATAAAATATAAGCTTTCAGCAGAAAATTTGCTTGATGGCAGAAAAACTCTCATTTTAGTGCATACCAAGACAAATTTAATTAACCTTATGAAAGAAATTAAAAATCATCAAAATCTATTTAACAAAAAGCCAAAAGTTTGGTATACTAATAATTGTGGCTCAAAAAATCAATACGATATCGTTGTTAATCCTATTATTGAGCAAATTGATTTTGATGGATACGAGAAGGTGGTACTTTACGACCCATTATGGAGCCGTTCAGAGTATGATTTAATTAAGAAAAAAGTGGATACTCTGTATTGGGTTGAGAAAAGCGATGTAATTCACCGGGATGAAATAAAATCACTGATTCCTGATCGTCAGGATTTTGCAGTTTTATACAGACATATAAAATTGCTTGAAAGTTTAAACATTCGTTCTGTATACTTGGATCATCTTTTGGAAGAATGCAATAAGGCAGCCAAGATGAATGAATTTAAGATATTGCTATGTATGGATGTTTTTAAAGAATTAGGCTTAATGTATTACAATTTTGATCATGATCATATATTTTTCCAGGTCCTTTCGAATAAAAAAGTATCTTTAGAAGATTCTAAAGTACTTCAAAAAATGATTCGATGGGGTAAAATATTTGAAGAGAACCAGAGGGGGAAGTAG
- a CDS encoding S1 RNA-binding domain-containing protein: MSVKYQVGQIVEGTINSIKPFGAFVTLDESTQGLVHISQVTHGYLKDINEVLSVGDKVKVKIVSIDAQTGKISLSMKDAVPKKPVESAQSAVSDKDRLENMLKDFLKHSNERQAALNKRYNRQ; encoded by the coding sequence ATGTCAGTAAAATATCAAGTAGGTCAAATTGTAGAGGGTACAATAAACAGTATTAAACCATTTGGAGCTTTTGTGACTCTGGATGAGTCCACCCAGGGATTGGTTCATATCTCCCAGGTGACACACGGTTATTTAAAAGATATCAATGAAGTTCTTTCCGTAGGAGATAAGGTGAAAGTTAAAATTGTATCCATCGACGCTCAAACGGGTAAGATTTCGCTTTCTATGAAAGATGCTGTTCCCAAAAAACCTGTTGAAAGTGCCCAATCAGCTGTTTCCGATAAAGACCGTCTGGAAAACATGCTAAAAGATTTTTTAAAGCATTCTAATGAACGACAAGCAGCTTTAAATAAGCGATATAATCGTCAGTAA